A single genomic interval of Leptospira semungkisensis harbors:
- a CDS encoding flagellar hook capping FlgD N-terminal domain-containing protein, protein MPDANAVSSEATRSRYLEGDRSYDLRKHFDKLEKEEKSGLQGIEIRSTAKALGKDDFLKLLITQLSSQDPTNPVKDQDFIAQMAQFSSLEQMNNISQGIGKMSNRQSFSLVGKVISGPDFVTGENVVGMAGALFFDGEGKTFVRVNGRTVEVDAITLITDPSALNQQEGQTAAPKGPAPSPAGMGTQTAPNPQQGTLQNQNVAAPAFSEAPQEQSFEDTSSGAPGWNFPGKPSDSNY, encoded by the coding sequence ATGCCTGACGCAAACGCAGTTTCAAGCGAAGCAACACGTAGCCGTTATCTCGAAGGAGACAGAAGTTACGATTTAAGGAAGCATTTTGATAAATTGGAGAAGGAAGAAAAAAGCGGTCTCCAAGGAATCGAAATCCGTTCCACTGCGAAAGCATTAGGAAAAGATGATTTTCTAAAGTTACTTATTACCCAGCTTTCTTCTCAAGATCCTACCAATCCTGTGAAAGACCAGGACTTCATCGCACAGATGGCTCAGTTCTCCTCTTTGGAGCAGATGAATAATATTTCTCAGGGCATTGGCAAGATGAGCAATCGTCAAAGTTTCTCTCTTGTAGGCAAGGTTATCTCGGGTCCTGATTTCGTGACCGGAGAGAATGTAGTTGGAATGGCGGGAGCCTTATTCTTTGACGGAGAAGGAAAAACTTTCGTAAGAGTGAACGGTAGAACTGTAGAAGTGGATGCAATCACTCTTATCACCGATCCGAGCGCTTTGAACCAGCAAGAAGGACAGACTGCCGCTCCTAAAGGCCCAGCACCTTCTCCTGCAGGAATGGGAACTCAAACCGCTCCGAATCCGCAACAAGGAACATTACAGAACCAGAATGTAGCGGCTCCAGCTTTCTCGGAAGCACCGCAAGAACAGAGTTTTGAAGATACAAGTTCCGGGGCTCCAGGTTGGAATTTCCCGGGCAAACCAAGCGACAGCAATTATTAA